GACCGGGTATTGCGCCATCCTGGATGACATGACCCAGAAGTCACTGCTACGCCCCGAAGGACTCGTGCGCTCTCCCGCTTTCAGCCACGTCGCGGTGGTGTCGCCCGGTGCGACGACGATCTACGTCGGCGGCCAGAACGCCGTCGACGGCGACGGCCGACTCGTCGGCGGGGGCGACGCCGCCGCTCAGACCCGGCAGGTGATGACGAATCTGCACGTCGCGCTGGCTTCCGCAGGTGCCGGTGTCCACGATCTGGTGCTGATGACGATCCTCGTGGTCGATGGCCTCGACCTCACGGAGGCTTATCCCGTCGCCGCCGCCGCATTGGCGGGCGCAGCGCCGCCAGTCGTGGTCATGCGTGTCGCCGGTCTGGCCGTCCCGGGCGCGCTCGTTGAAGTCAGCGCTGTCGCGGCGGTGACGCCGTGAGCGACGGGTGGAAGCGGAGAGAGGTCGGCCGGAC
This sequence is a window from Spinactinospora alkalitolerans. Protein-coding genes within it:
- a CDS encoding RidA family protein, whose amino-acid sequence is MTQKSLLRPEGLVRSPAFSHVAVVSPGATTIYVGGQNAVDGDGRLVGGGDAAAQTRQVMTNLHVALASAGAGVHDLVLMTILVVDGLDLTEAYPVAAAALAGAAPPVVVMRVAGLAVPGALVEVSAVAAVTP